Below is a genomic region from Persephonella sp..
ATTTTATAAAAACAAAAAATTAATAATTTTCCTAAAAAATTAAAAATCACCTCCGATAATAAAACTCAACAAAAAACAAAATCGGAGGTAATCAGTCATGGCACTGAGAATTAATTACAACTTTCAGTCAGAGTTCACACATGTGAACATTCTGAAAACTGAAAGAAACCTGAATACTTCTCTTGAAAGGTTGGCAACAGGTTATAGGATCAACTCGGCGAAAGACGATGCTGCCGGTCTTTTTATAGCTGATCAGCTGAACCTTGTTGCCAGAGCTCTTGAACAGGGATCAAGAAATGCTCAAGACGGTATTTCTGCAGCTCAGATAGCTGAAGCTTCCCTTTCTCAAATTTATACTAAACTAACAGACATATACACAAAAGCTGAACAGGCTGCCACTGATACAAATGATGCAACTGCAAGACTTGCACTCCAGAGGGACATACAAAAACTTGTTGATGCTATTGACAGGATATCAAACAGTGCAGAGTTCAACGGAATTAAACTACTTGATGGAACATTCACAAACAAAGTAATTCATTACGGGGCAAGAGCTGATCAAACATTGTCTATCTCTATTGACAGTGCGAGGGCGAAAGATCTTGGAGCTTATGTTATTAATGGAACAGGAACAACTACAAACGGTGCAGACACTGTAGCTAACGTCATAAGTGGAACAGATTTTGAGTTTGCAACAACAGAAACTATATCTATAGCAGGTAGGACATTAACACCGACAGCAAACGAAATAACAGATGCTAAAAGAATAGCAGACTGGATCAATGGTGATAATGTTCTGCAAGAGCTTGGAATTGAGGCTACAGCTAAAAACCAGAGTGTAGCAGACGCTACATGGACAAATATCGCTGTCGGTTCAGATGATTCTGTAGATATTAAGTTTTATGTAGGACCTGAAACAACAGCTGATTTTACTATATCTTATGGCGGTGGAGAGACAATAACACTTAACGACCTTGTTCAAAAAATTAACTCACAGGCATCTGCTAACGGACTTAATCTGACAGCAAAAGCCGAAAATAACAAATTAGTACTTGAAACAGATGGGGAAACCGTTGCTGTGGAAATAACTCTAACAGCAGGAGCTACCACTGGTAACACAACCGATATTAATTTAGGACAGTTTATAAAAGGTGGAACTGGGCAAACCTTGACAGATGCAGCAACAGGAACTGCATCGGGGGTAAAGGTAGGTGATCTAACAGTTTTAGGTCCAGATACATATAGTTACGATCTTACTGGAGTAAGTGGAGCCCTTGGAGTAACAACAGCTACAGGATCTGCAACGTTGAACAACCTTAATTCTCTTGATGTAAGAACCAATGCTAATGCAGAGCTGGCTATGAAAGTTATAGATATAGCAATAAAGAAAGTTGATACTCTCAGATCAACTCTCGGTTCAATCCAGATAAACCTTCAGGCACTTATTGACAACAACGACTTCTCCTCTGTTCAAACAAGAGAAGCTGAATCAAGGATTAGAAACGTTGACTTTGCTAAAGAGATGTCAAACTTCACAAAACAACAAACACTTATGCAGTCTGGTATGGCTATGCTCGCTCAGGCAAATCAGCTTCCACAGCTTGTTCTTCAGCTTCTCAGGTAATAAAGTTGGGGGATTGTTCCCCCCTCCCTTTAGAGATCCCCGACAATTGTCAGGGGGTCTGTAAAGGGATAAATTAATAAAAAAAACGGGGAATGAAGATGGATATTAAAGCTATCTCAGGAACACAGGCAAGTATTAATATGAATTCCCAAAATGTTGAAGCTCTGGACAAAAAGCAGATCCAAAAAGTTCAGCAGGAAGACCAGCAGAACCAGACGAAGCAGGTTCAGGATCAGCAAGAGGTTAAAAATATCCCACAAGATGTACTGAAAAAAGCTGTTGAAAACATGAACAAAAAATTTGAGATGCTCAACTCTCAACTCAAAGTGGAAGTTGACGAAGATACAGGTATAAGGGTGATAAAAATAGTTGACAAGGAAACCAAAGAGGTTGTGAGGCAAATTCCTCCAGAAGTAATGCTGAAAATTGCCAAATATCTGGACGAAGTTGCAGGACTTTTATTTAATGAAAAGGTGTAGGTGGTAAAAATGGCTGGAGAATTTTATATTAGCGGAATTTCAGGATCAGGGTTTGACTATCAATCATACCTTGCCAAGTATCAGGAACTGAAAATGATCCCTGTTAATATGCTGCAAGCAGATCAGACCAGACTTATGGCTAAACAGCAGGCTCTCTCATCAATAAAAGAAAAGTTGGACGCTTTTACAGATCCGTTATCTTCTTTACTTCTTGATTCTACCTTTGATACGAAAAAAGCTGTGCTTTCCAACTCAGATGTTGCCTCTGTATCTGTTACCAACGATGCTCTGGAAACCTCTTACAGCTTACAGGTAAGCCAACTGGCACAGGCAAACACCTTTAAGATTGGAACCGTAAATACTATTACAGACATTAATTCCCAGATAACAACCTCAGGAACATTAACAATAAATTATCTCAAGGACGGTTCTGCCAGTTCACTTAGCATAGACTACACTAACAAATCTCTCAAAGAGATTATGGATCAGATTAATCAGTCTTCCGATCTTCAGGCTTCAATAATAAACTTAGGCTCGTCTTCTTCTCCAGATTACCAGCTGATAGTCACCTCTAAAAATTCAGGTCTGGATAACAGGATTACAGGAATAGATGACTCGGTTAATCCTGGTGATGATTCTGCAGGTGTTTTTAGCGAAGATACTGCAAAAACATTTGAAACTGTAGCCGCTCAAGACGCACAGATAGTTTTAAATGGCATAAACTTCTCAAGTCCTACCAACACATTTGAAGACATAATTACAGGGGTATCTATTACTGTGAAAGATACAGGAACTACAACGATTTCTATTGAGAGAGATAACTCACAGATTAAGAACAAGCTGGAATCTGTTGTTAAAGCCTATAACGATCTTCTTGACACTGTGAACTCAGCCACAGACAAAGGTAAACCCCTTGCTGGAGAGGGAAGTTTAAACACAATGGTTTCCTCAATCTTCCGGATTATATCTGACGGCTTAGGTAAATACGGACTTTTAGATACTATAGGGGACGCAGAAACCACAAAG
It encodes:
- a CDS encoding flagellin, which translates into the protein MALRINYNFQSEFTHVNILKTERNLNTSLERLATGYRINSAKDDAAGLFIADQLNLVARALEQGSRNAQDGISAAQIAEASLSQIYTKLTDIYTKAEQAATDTNDATARLALQRDIQKLVDAIDRISNSAEFNGIKLLDGTFTNKVIHYGARADQTLSISIDSARAKDLGAYVINGTGTTTNGADTVANVISGTDFEFATTETISIAGRTLTPTANEITDAKRIADWINGDNVLQELGIEATAKNQSVADATWTNIAVGSDDSVDIKFYVGPETTADFTISYGGGETITLNDLVQKINSQASANGLNLTAKAENNKLVLETDGETVAVEITLTAGATTGNTTDINLGQFIKGGTGQTLTDAATGTASGVKVGDLTVLGPDTYSYDLTGVSGALGVTTATGSATLNNLNSLDVRTNANAELAMKVIDIAIKKVDTLRSTLGSIQINLQALIDNNDFSSVQTREAESRIRNVDFAKEMSNFTKQQTLMQSGMAMLAQANQLPQLVLQLLR
- a CDS encoding flagellar protein FlaG, which codes for MDIKAISGTQASINMNSQNVEALDKKQIQKVQQEDQQNQTKQVQDQQEVKNIPQDVLKKAVENMNKKFEMLNSQLKVEVDEDTGIRVIKIVDKETKEVVRQIPPEVMLKIAKYLDEVAGLLFNEKV
- the fliD gene encoding flagellar filament capping protein FliD produces the protein MAGEFYISGISGSGFDYQSYLAKYQELKMIPVNMLQADQTRLMAKQQALSSIKEKLDAFTDPLSSLLLDSTFDTKKAVLSNSDVASVSVTNDALETSYSLQVSQLAQANTFKIGTVNTITDINSQITTSGTLTINYLKDGSASSLSIDYTNKSLKEIMDQINQSSDLQASIINLGSSSSPDYQLIVTSKNSGLDNRITGIDDSVNPGDDSAGVFSEDTAKTFETVAAQDAQIVLNGINFSSPTNTFEDIITGVSITVKDTGTTTISIERDNSQIKNKLESVVKAYNDLLDTVNSATDKGKPLAGEGSLNTMVSSIFRIISDGLGKYGLLDTIGDAETTKGYLKINEDALNEFLNRSDAKDIIQKFANTLDNYINTYSDNISRMDQRYSNNIRDINERMEFLTDRINKEIEVMRLRFARLEVYLSEMQSLQLRIQNFASGLQMSNTNTNE